In Oreochromis niloticus isolate F11D_XX linkage group LG18, O_niloticus_UMD_NMBU, whole genome shotgun sequence, one genomic interval encodes:
- the LOC109195385 gene encoding uncharacterized protein LOC109195385 produces MGNGSSQRVWIREHNPGSAMEAARLADVFVAARKKGQAWSHNAWKASRDTRKIPQQNHLDSANTSTSKTPQSTTRPPKASGKKLICYLCGLEGHTKPMCPRNSAKMVQMCFAPRSNVDPEQESDKSIKMSQIEVNGVLLNALLDSGSSRSLIHSDFAPPNIVRTSDTISICCVHGDEKRYPTADIYIKVQDQMYLLNVGVVNSLPYSAVLGRDLPVLFDLLESEQTEECNVAVTRAQAKQVSTHSEILSALPFFNEEFETTVVKPRKTRRQRRQEKFKFSPVETLTDAEPTSSPLGFHIPTEIAELQKSDQSLRSLFQKAKEKEPGAEPVLNSEYILENDILYRQQGSVLQLVVPQKVRNAILTLGHSIPWAGHLGKHKTTARIKHHFYWPGLSKDVAQFCKSCPQCQITSVKIPHRAPLQPLPVIGTPFERLGMDIVGPVERSKAGNRYMLVVTDYATKYPEVFPLKSIKAKPIAFCLVQFFARVGFPREILTDQGTNFMSTLLKQVYQLLGIRSLRTSPYHPQTDGLTERFNQTLKQMLRKFVNDSGNDWDQWLPYLLFAYREVPQASTGFSPFELLYGYEVRGPLTLLKEIWEGDKAEEGPKNILSYVIQMRERLEKMSELAQSHMVEAQQQQKSWYDKSARQRLFEPGQKVLVLLPSDNNKLLAKWQGPFEVMRKLGPTTYEVSTPGQLRSSKVLHINLLKEWVERIEHKADAMLIRRVSEEDEADEQYLPPAGSLDYDLSHLPEDKQQQVREMCKSAVFQENPGRTDIVEHDIVVREGASVRRLSYRIPERLLPSLKKEIDLMLSLGIIERSKSEWCNPVVLVPKKDESMRFCIDFRYLNSISMFDSYPTPRIDDLLERLGKARYLTTIDLCKGYWQVPLTQRSREFTAFRTPWGLFQFSFAIWITWSSSHFPTADGSSIT; encoded by the exons ATGGGAAATGGATCCAGCCAAAGG GTTTGGATCAGAGAACATAACCCTGGTTCAGCAATGGAAGCGGCCCGGTTAGctgatgtttttgttgctgccaGAAAGAAGGGGCAAGCATGGAGCCATAATGCATGGAAGGCATCGAGGGACACCCGGAAGATACCTCAGCAAAACCATCTGGATTCAGCAAATACAAGCACCAGTAAGACCCCTCAGTCTACCACTAGACCACCAAAGGCCTCCGGTAAGAAGCTCATTTGTTATCTTTGTGGATTAGAGGGCCATACGAAACCCATGTGCCcaagaaattctgctaaaatggtGCAAATGTGCTTTGCCCCCCGTTCTAATGTTGATCCTGAGCAGGAGAGTGACAAATCCATCAAAATGAGTCAGATTGAAGTGAATGGGGTTCTACTCAATGCCCTTCTTGACTCTGGCAGTTCTCGGTCTCTTATTCACTCAGATTTTGCCCCACCTAATATTGTTCGCACCAGTGATACAATTTCAATCTGTTGTGTCCATGGAGATGAGAAAAGATATCCGACAGCTGACATCTACATTAAAGTTCAGGACCAGATGTATCTGCTGAATGTGGGTGTTGTGAACAGTTTGCCTTACTCTGCCGTGTTAGGGCGAGACCTTCCTGTGCTTTTTGATTTGTTGGAGTCTGAGCAGACTGAGGAGTGCAATGTAGCCGTTACCAGAGCTCAGGCTAAGCAAGTCAGTACCCACTCTGAGATCCTGAGTGCCCTGCCTTTTTTTAATGAGGAGTTTGAAACAACTGTGGTGAAGCCACGAAAGACCCGCAGACAaagaaggcaggagaaattcAAATTTTCACCTGTGGAGACACTAACAGACGCTGAGCCAACATCGTCACCTCTAGGGTTTCATATTCCAACTGAAATTGCTGAACTCCAAAAATCTGATCAATCTTTAAGATCTCTTTTCCAGAAGGCCAAAGAAAAGGAACCTGGAgcggaaccggttctcaacagtGAGTACATCTTAGAGAATGACATTCTCTATCGTCAGCAGGGGTCTGTGTTGCAGCTGGTTGTTCCCCAGAAGGTGAGAAACGCCATTCTCACCTTGGGGCATTCTATTCCGTGGGCTGGCCACCTTGGTAAACACAAGACCACAGCTCGTATCAAACATCATTTCTACTGGCCCGGTCTTAGCAAAGATGTGGCTCAGTTTTGTAAAAGTTGCCCACAGTGTCAGATAACATCTGTTAAAATTCCCCATAGAGCTCCACTCCAACCTCTCCCTGTCATCGGCACTCCTTTTGAGCGTCTTGGAATGGATATTGTAGGGCCTGTTGAGAGGAGTAAAGCAGGAAATCGTTACATGCTTGTTGTAACAGATTATGCCACAAAATATCCTGAGGTGTTCCCTTTAAAATCTATAAAGGCCAAGCCCATTGCATTTTGTTTAGTGCAGTTTTTTGCAAGAGTTGGGTTTCCACGAGAAATACTAACTGATCAAGGCACTAACTTCATGTCTACTTTGTTAAAGCAAGTTTATCAGTTGTTGGGTATCCGGAGCCTGAGAACTTCACCATACCACCCTCAAACTGATGGGCTGACAGAACGCTTTAACCAGACATTGAAACAGATGCTCAGAAAGTTTGTCAACGACAGTGGTAACGATTGGGATCAATGGCTGCCATATCTACTGTTTGCTTATAGAGAAGTCCCCCAAGCCTCCACAGGTTTTTCCCCTTTTGAGCTGTTGTATGGTTATGAGGTTCGTGGCCCTCTAACTCTGTTAAAGGAGATCTGGGAGGGAGACAAGGCAGAGGAGGGACCAAAGAACATTTTGTCTTATGTCATTCAGATGAGAGAACGGTTGGAGAAAATGAGTGAACTTGCTCAATCACATATGGTGGaggcccagcagcagcagaagtctTGGTATGATAAATCTGCTCGTCAGCGTTTGTTTGAGCCAGGACAAAAGGTGCTCGTGCTCCTCCCCAGTGACAACAACAAATTGTTGGCAAAGTGGCAGGGGCCATTTGAAGTTATGAGGAAACTGGGACCCACCACATATGAGGTGTCCACCCCAGGGCAGTTGCGCTCCAGCAAGGTCTTACATATAAACCTTCTGAAGGAGTGGGTGGAGCGTATTGAACACAAGGCGGATGCAATGCTCATACGGCGAGTGTCTGAAGAAGATGAAGCAGATGAGCAATATCTACCACCTGCTGGCTCTCTAGATTATGATCTCAGCCATCTCCCAGAGGacaagcagcagcaggtgagaGAAATGTGTAAATCAGCAGTCTTTCAAGAGAATCCAGGGAGAACTGACATTGTCGAACATGATATTGTGGTACGAGAAGGTGCCTCTGTGAGACGATTAAGTTACAGGATCCCAGAACGTCTGCTGCCTTCTTTGAAGAAGGAAATCGATTTGATGCTGTCCCTAGGGATCATTGAAAGATCTAAGAGCGAATGGTGTAACCCTGTGGTCTTGGTACCCAAAAAGGATGAGAGTATGAGGTTCTGCATTGATTTCAGGTACCTGAACTCCATATCCATGTTTGACTCCTACCCGACACCAAGAATTGATGATCTACTTGAACGTCTGGGGAAAGCAAGGTACCTGACCACAATAGATTTGTGTAAGGGTTACTGGCAGGTCCCACTCACACAACGGTCCAGAGAGTTCACAGCATTCAGAACACCATGGGGGCTTTTCCAATTCAGTTTTGCCATTTGGATTACATGGAGCTCCAGCCACTTTCCAACGGCTGATGGATCAAGTATTACATGA